In the Paralichthys olivaceus isolate ysfri-2021 chromosome 15, ASM2471397v2, whole genome shotgun sequence genome, one interval contains:
- the trim3b gene encoding tripartite motif-containing protein 3b isoform X1 has translation MSSAMAKREAGSTSPVVRQIDKQFLVCSICLDHYCNPKVLPCLHTFCESCLQNYIPPESLTLSCPVCRQTSILPEKGVCALQNNFFITNLMEVLQRDPECSRPEACSVLESVSAAAAGKPLCCPNHEGKVMEFYCESCETAMCLDCTEAEHREHVTVPLRDVVEQHKAALKTQLDAIHSRLPQLTAAIELVSEISRQLNERKTEAVAEITSTFEELERALHQRKTALITDLENICTTKQKVLQAQLSSLLQGKEHIQSSCSFTEQALSHGSATEVLLVQKQMSERVTALARHDFPERPHQNAHLDCQVETEGLRRSIQNLGVLLTTAAVAHTSVATGEGLRHAATGQHHTVTVTTKDKDGELVRTGNAVLKAEITSADGNRAAETEIMDNKNGTYEVGYTIRSEGEYSFALLLYGQPVRGSPFRLRAVKASDVPQSPDDVKRRVKSPSGTGGHIRQKAVRRPSSMYSTTKKKENPIEDELIYRVGSRGREKGEFTNLQGISASSNGRVVVADSNNQCIQIFSNDGQFKMRFGVRGRSPGQLQRPTGVTVDMNGDIVVADYDNRWVSIFSSDGKFKNKIGAGRLMGPKGVAVDKNGHIITVDNKACCVFIFQSNGKLVTKFGGRGTADRQFAEKLGPNFNKSGSVFSPHFVAVNNKNEIIVTDFHNHSVKVYSADGEFLFKFGSHGEGNGQFNAPTGVAVDANGNIIVADWGNSRIQVFDSTGSFLSYINTSADPLYGPQGLALTSDGHVAVADSGNHCFKVYRYLQ, from the exons ATGTCCTCTGCCATGGCGAAGCGCGAGGCTGGGAGCACCAGCCCAGTGGTGCGTCAGATAGACAAGCAGTTCCTGGTCTGCAGCATCTGCCTGGATCACTACTGCAACCCCAAGGTCCTGCCCTGTCTGCACACCTTCTGTGAAAG TTGTCTCCAGAACTACATTCCCCCAGAGTCTCTGACGCTCTCGTGTCCAGTGTGTCGGCAGACGTCCATCTTGCCAGAGAAAGGAGTTTGTGCTTTACAGAACAACTTCTTCATCACTAATCTCATGGAG GTTCTTCAACGAGACCCGGAGTGCTCGCGGCCGGAGGCCTGCAGTGTCCTGGAGTCAGTgagtgctgcagctgcagggaaGCCGCTCTGCTGCCCGAACCACGAGGGAAAG GTGATGGAGTTCTACTGTGAATCATGTGAGACAGCCATGTGTCTGGACTGCACGGAGGCTGAGCACAGGGAGCACGTGACTGTTCCTCTGCGGGACGTGGTGGAGCAGCACAAGGCCGCACTGAAGACGCAGCTGGACGCAATACACAGCAG GCTCCCTCAGCTTACAGCAGCCATCGAGCTGGTGAGTGAGATTTCTCGCCAGTTGAACGAGAGGAAGACTGAGGCGGTGGCAGAGATCACCAGTACATTCGAAGAGCTGGAGCGAGCGCTGCATCAGCGCAAGACGGCCCTCATCACAGACCTGGAGAACATCTGCACCACCAAGCAGAAG GTCCTGCAGGCGCAGCTTTCATCTCTCCTCCAGGGGAAGGAGCACAtccagagcagctgcagcttcacagagCAGGCCCTCAGCCACGGGAGCGCCACTGAG GTGCTGCTGGTTCAGAAGCAGATGAGCGAGCGGGTGACAGCGCTGGCCCGACACGACTTTCCAGAGAGACCACATCAGAACGCACATCTGGACTGTCAG GTGGAGACTGAAGGTCTGCGACGCTCCATCCAGAACCTGGGTGTTCTCCTCACCACAGCTGCTGTCGCCCACACCTCTGTTGCCACGGGAGAGGGGCTCCGCCACGCAGCAACCGGGCAGCATCACACCGTCACCGTGACAACGAAAGACAAG GATGGCGAGCTGGTGCGGACCGGAAATGCTGTTTTAAAAGCAGAGATAACGTCTGCTGATGGGAACCGAGCTGCAGAGACTGAGATAATGGACAATAAGAACGGAACGTACGAGGTGGGCTACACGATACGCTCCGAGGGAGAGTACTCCTTTGCCCTGCTGCTGTATGGCCAGCCGGTACGTGGCAGCCCGTTCCGCTTACGGGCCGTGAAGGCCTCAGATGTGCCACAGTCTCCGGATGACgtgaagaggagggtgaagtCTCCCAGCGGGACGGGGGGCCACATACGGCAGAAAGCAGTGCGACGGCCCTCCAGCATGTACAGCACCACCAAGAAGAAGGAGAACCCCATTGAAGACGAGCTCATCTACAGAGTGG GCTCGCGgggcagagagaaaggagagttCACCAACCTGCAGGGAATCTCAGCCTCCAGCAACGGCAGAGTGGTGGTGGCTGACAGCAACAACCAGTGCAtccag ATTTTCTCCAACGACGGTCAATTCAAGATGCGCTTCGGGGTCAGAGGTCGGTCTCCAGGTCAACTGCAGAGGCCGACGGGTGTCACTGTGGACATGAACGGGGACATTGTGGTGGCCGACTATGACAATCGATGGGTCAGCATCTTCTCCTCTGACGGCAAGTTCAAG AATAAGATCGGTGCGGGCCGGCTCATGGGTCCTAAAGGTGTCGCTGTGGATAAGAACGGACACATCATCACAGTGGACAACAAGGCCTGCTGCGTCTTCATCTTTCAGTCCAATGGGAAACTTGTGACTAAGTTCGGGGGCAGAGGGACGGCGGACAGACAGTTCGCAG AAAAACTTGGCCCAAACTTTAATAAATCTGGCTCAGTGTTCA GTCCTCACTTTGTCGCAGTgaacaacaaaaatgaaattatCGTGACTGATTTCCACAATCACTCTGTGAAG GTTTACAGTGCAGATGGAGAGTTCTTGTTTAAATTCGGTTCTCACGGTGAAGGAAACGGTCAGTTCAACGCTCCCACCGGTGTGGCTGTGGACGCCAACGGGAACATCATTGTTGCTGACTGGGGAAACAGCAGAATACAG gtgtTTGACAGCACAGGCTCCTTCTTATCCTACATCAACACATCAGCAGACCCACTGTATGGGCCCCAGGGCCTCGCTCTCACCTCAGACGGACACGTGGCTGTCGCTGACTCCGGCAACCACTGCTTTAAGGTTTACAGATATCTGCAGTGA
- the trim3b gene encoding tripartite motif-containing protein 3b isoform X2, translating to MSSAMAKREAGSTSPVVRQIDKQFLVCSICLDHYCNPKVLPCLHTFCESCLQNYIPPESLTLSCPVCRQTSILPEKGVCALQNNFFITNLMEVLQRDPECSRPEACSVLESVSAAAAGKPLCCPNHEGKVMEFYCESCETAMCLDCTEAEHREHVTVPLRDVVEQHKAALKTQLDAIHSRLPQLTAAIELVSEISRQLNERKTEAVAEITSTFEELERALHQRKTALITDLENICTTKQKVLQAQLSSLLQGKEHIQSSCSFTEQALSHGSATEVLLVQKQMSERVTALARHDFPERPHQNAHLDCQVETEGLRRSIQNLGVLLTTAAVAHTSVATGEGLRHAATGQHHTVTVTTKDKDGELVRTGNAVLKAEITSADGNRAAETEIMDNKNGTYEVGYTIRSEGEYSFALLLYGQPVRGSPFRLRAVKASDVPQSPDDVKRRVKSPSGTGGHIRQKAVRRPSSMYSTTKKKENPIEDELIYRVGSRGREKGEFTNLQGISASSNGRVVVADSNNQCIQIFSNDGQFKMRFGVRGRSPGQLQRPTGVTVDMNGDIVVADYDNRWVSIFSSDGKFKNKIGAGRLMGPKGVAVDKNGHIITVDNKACCVFIFQSNGKLVTKFGGRGTADRQFAGPHFVAVNNKNEIIVTDFHNHSVKVYSADGEFLFKFGSHGEGNGQFNAPTGVAVDANGNIIVADWGNSRIQVFDSTGSFLSYINTSADPLYGPQGLALTSDGHVAVADSGNHCFKVYRYLQ from the exons ATGTCCTCTGCCATGGCGAAGCGCGAGGCTGGGAGCACCAGCCCAGTGGTGCGTCAGATAGACAAGCAGTTCCTGGTCTGCAGCATCTGCCTGGATCACTACTGCAACCCCAAGGTCCTGCCCTGTCTGCACACCTTCTGTGAAAG TTGTCTCCAGAACTACATTCCCCCAGAGTCTCTGACGCTCTCGTGTCCAGTGTGTCGGCAGACGTCCATCTTGCCAGAGAAAGGAGTTTGTGCTTTACAGAACAACTTCTTCATCACTAATCTCATGGAG GTTCTTCAACGAGACCCGGAGTGCTCGCGGCCGGAGGCCTGCAGTGTCCTGGAGTCAGTgagtgctgcagctgcagggaaGCCGCTCTGCTGCCCGAACCACGAGGGAAAG GTGATGGAGTTCTACTGTGAATCATGTGAGACAGCCATGTGTCTGGACTGCACGGAGGCTGAGCACAGGGAGCACGTGACTGTTCCTCTGCGGGACGTGGTGGAGCAGCACAAGGCCGCACTGAAGACGCAGCTGGACGCAATACACAGCAG GCTCCCTCAGCTTACAGCAGCCATCGAGCTGGTGAGTGAGATTTCTCGCCAGTTGAACGAGAGGAAGACTGAGGCGGTGGCAGAGATCACCAGTACATTCGAAGAGCTGGAGCGAGCGCTGCATCAGCGCAAGACGGCCCTCATCACAGACCTGGAGAACATCTGCACCACCAAGCAGAAG GTCCTGCAGGCGCAGCTTTCATCTCTCCTCCAGGGGAAGGAGCACAtccagagcagctgcagcttcacagagCAGGCCCTCAGCCACGGGAGCGCCACTGAG GTGCTGCTGGTTCAGAAGCAGATGAGCGAGCGGGTGACAGCGCTGGCCCGACACGACTTTCCAGAGAGACCACATCAGAACGCACATCTGGACTGTCAG GTGGAGACTGAAGGTCTGCGACGCTCCATCCAGAACCTGGGTGTTCTCCTCACCACAGCTGCTGTCGCCCACACCTCTGTTGCCACGGGAGAGGGGCTCCGCCACGCAGCAACCGGGCAGCATCACACCGTCACCGTGACAACGAAAGACAAG GATGGCGAGCTGGTGCGGACCGGAAATGCTGTTTTAAAAGCAGAGATAACGTCTGCTGATGGGAACCGAGCTGCAGAGACTGAGATAATGGACAATAAGAACGGAACGTACGAGGTGGGCTACACGATACGCTCCGAGGGAGAGTACTCCTTTGCCCTGCTGCTGTATGGCCAGCCGGTACGTGGCAGCCCGTTCCGCTTACGGGCCGTGAAGGCCTCAGATGTGCCACAGTCTCCGGATGACgtgaagaggagggtgaagtCTCCCAGCGGGACGGGGGGCCACATACGGCAGAAAGCAGTGCGACGGCCCTCCAGCATGTACAGCACCACCAAGAAGAAGGAGAACCCCATTGAAGACGAGCTCATCTACAGAGTGG GCTCGCGgggcagagagaaaggagagttCACCAACCTGCAGGGAATCTCAGCCTCCAGCAACGGCAGAGTGGTGGTGGCTGACAGCAACAACCAGTGCAtccag ATTTTCTCCAACGACGGTCAATTCAAGATGCGCTTCGGGGTCAGAGGTCGGTCTCCAGGTCAACTGCAGAGGCCGACGGGTGTCACTGTGGACATGAACGGGGACATTGTGGTGGCCGACTATGACAATCGATGGGTCAGCATCTTCTCCTCTGACGGCAAGTTCAAG AATAAGATCGGTGCGGGCCGGCTCATGGGTCCTAAAGGTGTCGCTGTGGATAAGAACGGACACATCATCACAGTGGACAACAAGGCCTGCTGCGTCTTCATCTTTCAGTCCAATGGGAAACTTGTGACTAAGTTCGGGGGCAGAGGGACGGCGGACAGACAGTTCGCAG GTCCTCACTTTGTCGCAGTgaacaacaaaaatgaaattatCGTGACTGATTTCCACAATCACTCTGTGAAG GTTTACAGTGCAGATGGAGAGTTCTTGTTTAAATTCGGTTCTCACGGTGAAGGAAACGGTCAGTTCAACGCTCCCACCGGTGTGGCTGTGGACGCCAACGGGAACATCATTGTTGCTGACTGGGGAAACAGCAGAATACAG gtgtTTGACAGCACAGGCTCCTTCTTATCCTACATCAACACATCAGCAGACCCACTGTATGGGCCCCAGGGCCTCGCTCTCACCTCAGACGGACACGTGGCTGTCGCTGACTCCGGCAACCACTGCTTTAAGGTTTACAGATATCTGCAGTGA